From one Lolium rigidum isolate FL_2022 chromosome 4, APGP_CSIRO_Lrig_0.1, whole genome shotgun sequence genomic stretch:
- the LOC124708018 gene encoding uncharacterized protein LOC124708018: protein MSSWLRSAVSRAGRSGVARAVKGYADAVAHHAGQAVSDILHDRGGTQSFKSFKKTVMRLEEAAVSCHGTERVELLRRWLGVLQDIEAELAGSDLKDAEDHDSAGEIDALKPPLALFYDPDIEGAPMNFRDVFLYSQALEDITQSMILEAPSEEEVSLLLEIFGLCLTGGKEVNKAIVNSVQDLANAFSNYKDEVLVKREELLEYTRNVISGLKRNADIMRIDAETLELWRELEGKENSRSQSTENQDKASEKIAVANIEALKEALTEVRFCSRVEELLLKKKSIAPGDSMEIHSQKVDKLKVLADSLASSSSKAEQQIMDHRRQKEDALNFRVKKENEVNAAEKGLLSEITELEKQRDELEAQLKKVNISIKAASVRLKTTREERDQFDEANSQIIFSLKTKEDDLSKSITLCNVEANVVKTWIDFLENTWQFQSSYNEQKEKKTSVELERCVSDFLKLTKHHLSTFKEVLSPSIESIQTYVDNLAVLNSREETREHKDDESSEKTNPLKSLEEEYLETEKKIIIAFSIADHIKKLFYSEHGANSRRDDPEVKKLIDEIEKLREAFESIERPTLSVEDHKSRPLPEERSDLSPSPIQAPVTPRAAHVDSPKSPLKAEQQVHSDAELADLGAGFGKDDKDYSGEEISGWEFDELEED from the exons ATGTCGTCGTGGCTGCGCAGCGCGGTGAGCCGGGCCGGTCGCAGCGGCGTCGCGCGCGCCGTCAAAGGGTACGCCGACGCAGTCGCGCACCATGCCGGCCAGGCCGTCTCCGATATCCTCCACGACCGCGGG GGTACACAGAGCTTCAAAAGTTTCAAGAAAACAGTAATGCGCTTGGAAGAGGCAGCAGTTTCATGTCATGGGACTGAAAGAGTTGAACTGTTAAGGCGTTGGTTGGGAGTACTACAAGACATTGAGGCTGAACTTGCCGGATCAGATTTGAAGGATGCTGAAGATCATGATTCTGCTGGTGAAATAGATGCTTTAAAACCACCATTG GCTTTGTTTTATGATCCTGATATTGAAGGAGCACCTATGAACTTCCGTGATGTGTTCCTGTACAGCCAGGCACTTGAAGATATTACACAATCCATG ATTCTTGAAGCTCCATCTGAGGAAGAAGTTTCACTTCTCTTGGAAATTTTTGG CCTGTGTCTCACTGGTGGGAAAGAAGTCAACAAGGCAATCGTGAACAGTGTGCAAGATCTGGCCAATGCCTTCTCAAATTACAAAGATGAAGTCCTG GTGAAGCGTGAAGAATTACTTGAATATACACGGAATGTTATTTCAGGACTAAAGAGAAATGCTGATATTATGAG GATAGATGCTGAAACCCTTGAGTTGTGGAGAGAACTAGAAGGGAAGGAGAACTCACGGTCTCAATCAACTGAAAATCAAGATAAAGCATCAGAGAAGATTGCTGTTGCCAATATTGAG GCTTTGAAAGAGGCACTTACAGAAGTCCGCTTTTGCTCTAGAGTGGAAGAACTTCTACTGAAGAAGAAGTCGATTGCTCCTGGGGACTCCATGGAGATTCATTCTCAGAAG GTCGACAAGCTTAAGGTCCTGGCAGACTCCCTTGCTAGTTCATCCTCCAAAGCAGAACAGCAGATTATGGACCACAG GCGTCAGAAAGAAGATGCTCTGAACTTTCGTGTGAAAAAAGAGAATGAAGTGAATGCAGCTGAGAAG GGATTGCTTTCTGAGATTACTGAATTGGAGAagcaaagagatgaacttgaggctCAGTTGAAAAAG GTCAATATATCAATAAAGGCTGCTTCTGTGCGGCTCAAGACAACCAGGGAAGAGAGGGACCAATTTGATGAGGCAAACAGCCAAATTATATTTAGTTTAAAAACGAAG GAAGACGACCTCTCGAAATCCATCACCTTATGTAATGTTGAAGCCAATGTAGTCAAAACCTGGATCGATTTCCTTGAGAACACCTGGCAGTTCCAGTCCTCATACAATGAACAGAAGGAAAAGAAAACAAG TGTTGAGTTGGAGAGATGTGTGAGTGATTTTCTGAAGTTGACCAAACATCACCTTTCAACCTTCAAG GAAGTCCTAAGCCCGTCGATTGAGAGTATCCAAACATATGTGGATAATTTGGCAGTCTTGAACTCAAG GGAAGAGACAAGAGAACATAAAGATGATGAATCATCAGAGAAGACAAACCCACTTAAATCCCTTGAGGAGGAATATTTGGAAACTGAAAAGAAG ATCATAATTGCTTTCAGCATCGCTGATCACATAAAGAAGCTGTTCTATTCTGAGCATGGGGCTAATTCTAG GAGAGATGACCCAGAGGTCAAGAAGCTAATTGATGAGATCGAGAAACTGAGGGAAGCATTTGAATCTATAGAAAGGCCAACACTAAGTGTAGAAGACCACAAATCAAGGCCACTACCTGAGGAAAGATCTGACTTGAGCCCTTCGCCTATCCAAGCACCTGTTACCCCTAGAGCCGCACATGTCGATTCCCCCAAATCGCCCTTGAAGGCCGAGCAGCAGGTGCATTCTGATGCTGAACTTGCAGACCTGGGTGCAGGTTTCGGGAAGGATGACAAAGATTACTCTGGTGAGGAGATCAGCGGGTGGGAGTTTGATGAGCTCGAAGAGGACTGA